Proteins encoded in a region of the Diadema setosum chromosome 7, eeDiaSeto1, whole genome shotgun sequence genome:
- the LOC140231140 gene encoding uncharacterized protein: protein MNAVTNFILLAILTLVASRHVHAYRIARRRRTGDRTNRRAPITDSLHIPLCDPTCCNPSICLKYLIQPQKPFMTDARQDQVKAPVAPEQSEYLFPFDEWTTAVRPYSLSDAYPSHPRHYFPPLTKEEQFIVRTLHGRYFLPRDQLPPLRNEKRSYEMAGGPAFAGARSKRTSEEPLCPSYEQWSDIQIAYSSSGHTPVQVAQLDDDKQWFLEERCQTTESPIVSNVQCRQRKRQVRAIIVRRGGENLNPYVEEFIDVQCCVAVRSV, encoded by the exons ATGAACGCTGTGACGAATTTCATTCTCCTCGCCATCCTCACCCTGGTTGCCTCGCGGCACGTCCACGCCTACAGAATAGCACGGAGACGTCGAACAGGTGATCGAACAAATCGCCGCGCACCGATCACCGACTCCCTTCATATTCCTCTTTGTGATCCCACATGTTGTAACCCTAGCATCTGCCTGAAATATCTAATCCAGCCGCAGAAACCTTTCATGACAGACGCTCGTCAAGATCAA GTAAAGGCACCAGTAGCACCTGAGCAAAGCGaatatttgtttccttttgacGAGTGGACCACTGCAGTCAGACCGTACAGCCTGTCGGACGCGTACCCCTCTCACCCGCGTCACTACTTCCCTCCTCTTACCAAAGAGGAGCAGTTCATTGTCCGCACCCTCCACGGCAG ATATTTTCTACCGAGGGACCAGCTTCCACCACTGCGAAACGAAAAGAGGAGTTACGAGATGGCTGGCGGCCCGGCATTCGCAGGGGCGCGATCTAAGCGAACCTCGGAAGAGCCGCTGTGTCCGAGTTACGAGCAATGGTCAGACATCCAAATTGCCTATTCTAGCTCCGGTCACACTCCCGTTCAAGTAGCTCAG TTAGATGACGATAAGCAATGGTTCCTTGAGGAGCGTTGTCAAACCACGGAATCTCCCATAGTTAGTAACGTCCAGTGCCGCCAGAGGAAGCGACAGGTTCGTGCCATCATCGTCCGCCGCGGCGGCGAAAACCTGAACCCCTACGTCGAAGAGTTCATCGACGTCCAATGTTGCGTAGCGGTCAGAAGTGTATAG